In the genome of Gloeotrichia echinulata CP02, one region contains:
- a CDS encoding helix-turn-helix domain-containing protein, translating to MKTTYQYQFYPDTNQKIELNEWLRISRYSTFLNHEVQ from the coding sequence ATGAAAACAACTTACCAGTATCAGTTTTACCCAGATACTAATCAAAAGATAGAGCTTAACGAGTGGTTAAGAATATCTCGTTACAGCACTTTCCTGAATCATGAAGTACAGTAG
- a CDS encoding IS630 family transposase yields the protein MLRCEYREKVRDIEPKNLVFLDEAGLLLGLMRPKARSEKGSRVYDVKPFYRGKKVTIIGAISMDKVLAVMTLDGSMDSNAFRVFIEKLLVPQLWKGAVVIMDNLFAHKIDEITPIIESVGASVINLSSYSPDFNPIEHWWSQLKAFIKTFSPKTTQMVDVLIAIALNLINPMHLRNWFANCCYCTS from the coding sequence TTGCTCAGGTGTGAATACAGAGAGAAAGTCAGAGATATAGAGCCGAAAAATCTGGTTTTTTTGGATGAAGCAGGCTTACTGCTTGGGTTAATGCGTCCAAAAGCTCGTAGTGAAAAAGGAAGTAGAGTATATGATGTAAAACCATTTTATCGAGGTAAAAAAGTCACTATTATCGGCGCAATCAGTATGGATAAAGTATTGGCTGTGATGACACTAGATGGTTCAATGGATAGTAATGCTTTTCGCGTGTTTATAGAAAAGTTGTTAGTGCCTCAATTATGGAAAGGTGCAGTTGTCATAATGGATAACCTATTTGCCCATAAGATCGATGAAATTACGCCCATAATTGAATCTGTTGGTGCCAGTGTCATCAATCTATCTTCTTATTCACCAGATTTTAATCCCATTGAACATTGGTGGTCACAGCTTAAAGCTTTTATCAAAACATTTTCTCCAAAAACTACTCAAATGGTAGATGTATTGATTGCAATTGCTTTAAATCTAATCAATCCTATGCATCTGCGAAATTGGTTTGCTAACTGCTGCTACTGTACTTCATGA
- a CDS encoding transposase: MKPYSVDLREKIVNAYQLGNISVRKLAVNFGVGKAFVQKMLRQYKEKGHVNPGKQGTRKKAVLADSAAQLVALVKKYPDATLSEYCEYWLLTEGQLVSSSMMCRELQKLNLTRKKKRFAAVRQLPIEFNCSGVNTERKSEI; encoded by the coding sequence ATGAAACCATATTCCGTCGATCTGAGAGAAAAAATAGTCAATGCTTATCAGTTAGGAAATATTTCAGTTAGAAAGTTAGCTGTAAACTTTGGTGTTGGTAAAGCTTTTGTACAAAAAATGTTGAGACAGTATAAAGAGAAAGGACATGTTAATCCTGGTAAGCAAGGGACAAGAAAAAAAGCGGTATTAGCAGATTCTGCGGCTCAACTTGTTGCATTGGTAAAAAAGTATCCAGATGCAACTCTCTCTGAATATTGTGAATATTGGCTCTTAACTGAGGGGCAACTAGTGAGTTCCAGCATGATGTGTAGAGAATTGCAAAAATTAAATCTAACTCGTAAAAAAAAACGGTTCGCAGCAGTCAGGCAGCTACCGATAGAGTTCAATTGCTCAGGTGTGAATACAGAGAGAAAGTCAGAGATATAG